ACGTGCTGGGGCACCGCCTCCGGCGGCAGCGCCGGCGGTCGGGCACCCGAGGGGTGCGGCGTCGGCGGCACCGGCTCGCGCCGGCCGGACCTGCTGGCTCGGATCACTCGGTTCTCTCCCTGCTCACGTCCTGCGACGGCCGATCGGTCTCCGCCCGGTCGACCAGCGGCAGCGAGCGTAACGCGCGCTCCAGATGCCATTGCAGGTGCGCCGCGACCAGCCCACTGCACTCCCGGCGTACCCCGGATTCGGCGGCGTCGGCGACCCGCCAGTCACCGGCGGTCAGCGCCGACATCAGATCGATGGTGGCCGGCGCGGGGTGGGCGGCGCCGGGGGGACGGCAGTCTGGACAGACCGCGCCACCGGCCGGTACGGAGAAGGCTCGGTACCGCCCGGGGGTGCCGCAGACCGCGCAGGCGGTGAGCGCCGGTGCCCAGCCCGCCAGGGCCATCCCCCGCAGCAGGTACGCGTCGAGCACCAGGGTGGTGGCGTGGCTGCCCTCGGCGAGGGCCCGGAGCGCTCCCAGGGTGAGCTGGAACAGCCGCAGCGACGGCTCCCGCTCCACCGGGGTGAGCCGCTCGGCGGTCTCGGCGATCGCACTGGCCGCGGTGTAGCGGGGGTAGTCGCCGAGGAACCGCTTGCCGTACAGGTCGATCCCCTCGACCTGGCTGACGGTGTGCAGCGAACTGCCCAACTCTCCCTTCGGGTCACCGGCGAGTTGCAGGTCCACGTGACCGAAGGGCTCCAGCCGGGCGCCGAACTTCGAGCTGGTCCGGCGGACCCCCCGGGCGACCGCGCGCAGCCGGCCGTGCCGCCGGGTGAGCAGGGTGATGATCCGGTCCGACTCGCCGAGTTTCTGGACGCGGAGCACCACCGCGTCGTCGCGGTAGAGCTGTCGGCGGTACCCGGCCATCGCGCCATTCTCCATCCTGACCACGGTGCGGGTCGCACCCCGGG
This DNA window, taken from Micromonospora sp. FIMYZ51, encodes the following:
- the recO gene encoding DNA repair protein RecO, encoding MAGYRRQLYRDDAVVLRVQKLGESDRIITLLTRRHGRLRAVARGVRRTSSKFGARLEPFGHVDLQLAGDPKGELGSSLHTVSQVEGIDLYGKRFLGDYPRYTAASAIAETAERLTPVEREPSLRLFQLTLGALRALAEGSHATTLVLDAYLLRGMALAGWAPALTACAVCGTPGRYRAFSVPAGGAVCPDCRPPGAAHPAPATIDLMSALTAGDWRVADAAESGVRRECSGLVAAHLQWHLERALRSLPLVDRAETDRPSQDVSRERTE